In Nocardioides sp. InS609-2, a single genomic region encodes these proteins:
- a CDS encoding allantoate amidohydrolase: MSFERMWRDLRPVGRDERSGGYFRQPWTSAETELRVWFREEATARGLDLEADGIGNMVAWWDPTGRGRRGGLLTGSHLDSVLDGGAYDGPLGVVSALAALDLMRSRGDSLSTPIGIGVFVEEEGSRFGLACLGSRLATGTMSWAKARELRDRDGIWLSDALSDAGLDPTSGFVDLSSVSCFVELHVEQGRDLVDRGAAVGVASEIWPHGRYRFDFLGEANHAGTTRMEDRRDPMLTYAMTALAANKQARLAGHRATFGRVEVTPNGTNAVPSQVTAWLDARCDTETSLAALVSEIERQGVDRAGRDGTHLRVTAESVSGAVGFDSSLAARIAADHEDGDWPVIPTQAGHDAGILSAAGVPTAMLFVRNPTGISHSPDESADTADCLVGVEALADTLARLAR, translated from the coding sequence GTGAGCTTCGAACGCATGTGGCGCGACCTACGTCCGGTCGGCCGCGACGAGCGCAGCGGTGGCTACTTCCGGCAGCCGTGGACCAGCGCCGAGACCGAGCTGCGGGTGTGGTTCCGCGAGGAGGCGACGGCGCGTGGCCTCGACCTCGAGGCCGACGGCATCGGCAACATGGTTGCCTGGTGGGACCCCACCGGCCGTGGGCGTCGCGGCGGACTGCTGACCGGCTCTCACCTGGACTCCGTGCTCGACGGCGGGGCGTACGACGGCCCGCTGGGCGTCGTGTCCGCGCTCGCGGCGCTCGACCTGATGCGCTCGCGCGGCGACTCCCTCTCGACGCCGATCGGGATCGGCGTGTTCGTGGAGGAGGAGGGCTCGCGGTTCGGGCTGGCGTGCCTCGGATCGCGGCTGGCGACCGGAACCATGTCATGGGCCAAAGCTCGCGAGCTGCGTGACCGCGACGGCATCTGGCTGTCCGACGCGCTGTCCGACGCTGGGCTCGATCCGACCAGCGGGTTCGTAGACCTGTCCTCGGTGAGCTGCTTCGTGGAGCTGCACGTCGAGCAGGGCCGCGACCTTGTCGACCGTGGTGCGGCCGTCGGTGTGGCGAGCGAGATCTGGCCACACGGGCGTTACCGCTTCGACTTCCTGGGCGAGGCCAACCACGCCGGCACCACCCGGATGGAGGACCGCCGCGACCCGATGCTGACCTACGCGATGACCGCGCTGGCCGCCAACAAGCAGGCCCGGCTCGCCGGCCACCGGGCGACGTTCGGCCGGGTCGAGGTCACCCCCAACGGCACCAACGCCGTGCCCTCGCAGGTGACCGCGTGGCTCGATGCGCGGTGTGACACCGAGACGTCGCTCGCTGCTCTCGTCAGCGAGATCGAGCGACAGGGCGTCGACCGAGCCGGCCGCGACGGCACCCACCTGCGTGTCACGGCCGAGTCGGTCTCGGGTGCGGTCGGCTTCGACTCGTCGCTTGCTGCCCGCATCGCGGCAGACCACGAGGACGGCGACTGGCCCGTCATCCCGACCCAGGCCGGCCACGACGCCGGCATCCTGTCAGCCGCCGGAGTGCCCACCGCGATGCTGTTCGTACGCAACCCGACCGGCATCTCGCACTCGCCCGACGAGTCCGCCGACACCGCCGACTGCCTGGTCGGCGTCGAGGCACTGGCCGACACGCTCGCCCGGCTGGCCCGATGA
- a CDS encoding nitroreductase family protein, protein MEFQDVVRRRHMVRSYDDRPVDPAVIERCLTNAIHAPSAGFSQGWAFVVLDDPDGVDRFWKCTADPSAPSSWLAGMMRAPIVVLPCSSKAAYLDRYTEPDKGWTDRDESRWSMPFWHLDAAMASLLILQTVTDEDLGACFFGIPPERLDQVRSEFGIPDTHEPIAAITIGHRADGSATGSPRRRRRTPLSEVVHRGGWSE, encoded by the coding sequence ATGGAGTTCCAGGACGTCGTACGACGCCGACACATGGTCCGCAGCTACGACGACCGTCCGGTCGACCCGGCGGTCATCGAGCGCTGCCTCACCAATGCCATCCATGCCCCGAGTGCCGGCTTCAGCCAGGGCTGGGCCTTCGTGGTGCTCGACGACCCCGACGGCGTGGACCGGTTCTGGAAGTGCACGGCCGATCCCTCGGCCCCGAGCTCGTGGCTCGCGGGCATGATGCGCGCCCCGATCGTCGTACTCCCGTGCTCCAGCAAGGCGGCCTACCTCGACCGCTACACCGAGCCCGACAAGGGCTGGACCGACCGCGACGAGAGCCGCTGGTCGATGCCGTTCTGGCACCTGGACGCCGCGATGGCCTCGCTGCTGATCCTCCAGACGGTCACGGACGAGGACCTCGGTGCCTGCTTCTTCGGGATCCCGCCGGAGCGGCTGGACCAGGTGCGCAGCGAGTTCGGCATCCCGGACACGCACGAGCCGATCGCCGCCATCACGATCGGCCACCGGGCCGACGGCAGCGCGACCGGCTCACCGAGGCGACGGCGTCGTACTCCGCTGTCGGAAGTCGTCCATCGCGGGGGCTGGTCGGAGTAG
- a CDS encoding M20/M25/M40 family metallo-hydrolase encodes MTLRDADFDVVRDRAVAKLQALVRIPTVSHRDPTLVDTDAFDAFVVELAAQFPLLHERLDLTRIHTHGLLFHWRGRADDRPVVLMAHLDVVPVEGEWRHPPFDGVIEDGVLWGRGTLDDKGCLAGICEAVERLLEQDLTPAQDIWLSFGCDEEVFGQAAPQAVAELVRRGVRPWFVLDEGGAIAYDAFPGVNPPIGVIGVTEKGVTSLELTVEGRGGHASTPAKMGPTARIARAIMRLEKSPFPGRRPHRPSS; translated from the coding sequence GTGACCCTGCGGGACGCCGACTTCGACGTGGTTCGCGACCGTGCGGTCGCCAAGCTCCAGGCGCTGGTGCGCATCCCGACCGTCTCCCACCGCGATCCCACTCTGGTCGACACCGACGCCTTCGACGCGTTCGTCGTCGAGCTGGCCGCGCAGTTCCCGCTGCTGCACGAGCGCCTCGACCTCACCCGCATCCACACCCACGGCCTGCTGTTCCACTGGCGCGGCCGCGCCGACGACCGGCCGGTGGTGCTGATGGCCCACCTCGACGTCGTACCTGTTGAAGGCGAGTGGCGGCACCCGCCCTTCGACGGCGTCATCGAGGACGGCGTGCTCTGGGGACGCGGCACCCTCGACGACAAGGGCTGCCTGGCCGGCATCTGCGAAGCCGTCGAACGCCTGCTGGAGCAGGACCTCACGCCCGCGCAGGACATCTGGCTGTCGTTCGGCTGCGACGAGGAGGTCTTCGGGCAGGCTGCTCCCCAGGCCGTTGCCGAGCTCGTACGACGCGGCGTCCGGCCGTGGTTCGTGCTCGACGAGGGCGGCGCGATCGCCTACGACGCGTTCCCCGGCGTCAATCCTCCGATCGGCGTCATCGGCGTGACCGAGAAGGGCGTCACCTCCCTCGAGCTCACGGTCGAGGGCCGCGGCGGCCACGCGTCCACTCCGGCGAAGATGGGCCCGACGGCCCGGATCGCCCGGGCGATCATGCGGCTCGAGAAGTCGCCGTTCCCGGGTCGACGCCCGCACCGACCCTCGAGCTGA
- a CDS encoding M20/M25/M40 family metallo-hydrolase: protein MRRIAPHAPRALRPLMANAERIKPLLTRALLAAGPESAAMTRTTVAVTTLSGSPALNVIAATATAGVNIRIMVGDTVAGVLDHIRKAIHDDRVRIDVVEANEPSPVSPYVDDEAFALLESTIRAAFDDAVPAPYVMMAATDSRTFTGICDRVYRFAPFRMTKEQRESIHSYDERIGLDDFADGVLWYQRLIEGIA, encoded by the coding sequence ATGCGCCGGATCGCTCCGCACGCACCTCGGGCGCTCCGGCCGCTGATGGCCAACGCCGAGCGCATCAAGCCGCTGCTGACCCGCGCCCTGCTCGCCGCCGGACCGGAGTCGGCGGCGATGACGCGCACGACTGTTGCGGTCACGACGCTGTCCGGCTCGCCCGCCCTGAACGTCATCGCGGCCACCGCGACTGCGGGCGTCAACATCCGGATCATGGTCGGCGACACCGTTGCCGGCGTCCTCGACCACATCCGCAAGGCGATCCACGACGACCGTGTGCGCATCGACGTCGTCGAGGCCAACGAGCCGTCACCCGTCTCGCCGTACGTCGACGACGAGGCGTTCGCCCTGCTGGAGAGCACCATCCGGGCCGCCTTCGACGACGCCGTGCCCGCGCCGTACGTGATGATGGCGGCCACCGACAGCCGCACCTTCACCGGGATCTGTGACCGCGTCTACCGCTTCGCACCGTTCCGGATGACCAAGGAGCAGCGCGAGTCGATCCATTCGTACGACGAGCGCATCGGGCTCGACGACTTCGCCGACGGCGTGCTCTGGTACCAGCGCCTGATCGAGGGGATCGCGTGA
- a CDS encoding MFS transporter: MTTISSPPVKIPGLAAIVGFLVAVEIASGVLQGYYTPIFPQLADHLSISEGDINWFEAAQLILSALCIPLLARLGDVIGHKKVLVLATAVTALGSWITVIAPSFTTFLVGWALQGAAVIWLPLEVAIIHRRTRDSGRQELLTRRGAAVLVGALELAVIVGALTSGAVVESLDMTVVLAVPAAVITVVLLLIWVGIEDTPGDARGGIDWGGLALVTAAIGILMAGLIVIRLEGAGSLLGWALVALGLFAFVPFVRYELGHPDPIIDVRLVASPGQWPIQLTAFLFGIPVLGGQIPLSTFAQADPAVRGYGLGADSAFVSTLIGVYVITLAVGAFTLPLTTRWFGVRRTLVLAHLLVALGYALWIPFHDETWQALTNMAIAGVGSGALVASLPAAAAATAPPDRTGIATGLTNGTKTLGAAIASAVFAIALASTGSIEGATQAEAPLSGYLTVWAVCAGAALLAALALLAAPRHAFSDTRDQAADVPS; this comes from the coding sequence GTGACCACCATCTCTAGCCCGCCGGTCAAGATTCCCGGGCTGGCCGCGATCGTCGGGTTCCTCGTGGCGGTCGAGATCGCATCGGGCGTGCTGCAGGGCTACTACACGCCGATCTTCCCGCAGCTCGCCGACCACCTCTCGATCTCCGAGGGCGACATCAACTGGTTCGAGGCTGCACAGCTGATCCTGTCTGCGCTCTGCATCCCGCTCCTGGCGCGGCTCGGCGACGTCATCGGGCACAAGAAGGTGCTGGTGCTGGCCACCGCGGTGACGGCCCTCGGGTCGTGGATCACCGTCATCGCGCCGTCGTTCACGACGTTCCTCGTCGGCTGGGCGCTGCAGGGCGCGGCCGTGATCTGGCTGCCGCTCGAGGTGGCGATCATCCACCGTCGTACCCGCGACTCCGGTCGCCAGGAGCTGCTCACCCGACGCGGCGCCGCGGTGCTCGTCGGCGCCCTCGAGCTGGCCGTCATCGTCGGCGCACTCACCAGCGGCGCCGTCGTCGAGTCCCTCGACATGACCGTGGTGCTCGCGGTCCCGGCCGCCGTGATCACGGTGGTGCTCCTGCTCATCTGGGTCGGCATCGAGGACACCCCCGGCGACGCGCGGGGCGGCATCGACTGGGGTGGGCTGGCACTCGTCACCGCCGCGATCGGCATCCTGATGGCCGGCCTGATCGTGATCCGCCTCGAAGGTGCTGGATCCTTGCTGGGCTGGGCTCTCGTCGCGCTCGGACTGTTCGCGTTCGTGCCCTTCGTCCGCTACGAGCTGGGCCATCCCGACCCGATCATCGACGTCCGCCTGGTCGCCTCCCCCGGCCAGTGGCCGATCCAGCTGACCGCGTTTCTGTTCGGCATCCCGGTGCTGGGCGGGCAGATCCCGCTGTCGACGTTCGCGCAGGCCGACCCGGCCGTCCGCGGCTACGGCCTCGGCGCCGACTCGGCGTTCGTGTCTACCCTGATCGGGGTCTACGTCATCACGCTGGCGGTCGGCGCGTTCACGTTGCCGCTGACCACCCGCTGGTTCGGAGTACGACGCACGCTGGTGCTCGCCCACCTGCTGGTGGCCCTCGGCTACGCCCTGTGGATCCCCTTCCACGACGAGACGTGGCAGGCGCTGACCAACATGGCAATCGCCGGGGTGGGCTCGGGAGCGCTCGTCGCGTCGCTGCCCGCCGCGGCCGCCGCGACCGCGCCGCCCGACCGCACCGGCATCGCCACCGGCCTCACCAACGGCACCAAGACTCTCGGCGCCGCCATCGCGTCGGCGGTCTTCGCGATCGCCCTGGCGTCGACCGGATCCATCGAGGGAGCGACCCAGGCGGAGGCGCCGTTGTCGGGCTACCTCACCGTTTGGGCCGTCTGCGCGGGTGCCGCCCTGCTTGCCGCACTGGCCCTCCTGGCGGCTCCACGGCACGCGTTCTCGGACACGCGTGATCAGGCGGCCGACGTACCCTCGTGA
- a CDS encoding DUF1992 domain-containing protein, producing MSEERKPTAPDRSPERDERTGRSAAAARIHNQSRWVDLQVQQAMERGEFDDLPGRGKPIDLGSGHDPDWWVKKLIEREQITGVLPPALAIRKDDLELDGRLDKVPTEREVRREVEEFNERVRKAIYTPPTGPTAPPVITKRRDVEAEVEAWRERRTARVEAQRAALAEKQPEPRRRWWQGKP from the coding sequence ATGAGCGAGGAGCGGAAGCCCACCGCGCCGGACCGCTCGCCCGAGCGTGACGAACGCACGGGCCGATCGGCCGCCGCAGCCCGAATCCACAACCAGTCCCGCTGGGTCGACCTGCAGGTGCAGCAGGCGATGGAGCGTGGCGAGTTCGACGACCTGCCCGGCCGCGGCAAGCCCATCGACCTCGGAAGCGGCCACGACCCCGACTGGTGGGTCAAGAAGCTGATCGAGCGCGAGCAGATCACCGGCGTCCTGCCACCGGCCCTGGCGATTCGCAAGGACGACCTCGAGCTCGACGGCCGGCTCGACAAGGTCCCCACCGAGCGCGAGGTACGCCGCGAGGTCGAGGAGTTCAACGAACGGGTGCGCAAGGCCATCTACACCCCGCCCACCGGACCGACCGCGCCCCCGGTGATCACGAAGCGGCGCGACGTCGAGGCTGAGGTCGAGGCCTGGCGCGAGCGTCGTACGGCGCGGGTCGAGGCCCAGCGCGCGGCACTCGCCGAGAAGCAGCCGGAGCCCCGCCGGCGCTGGTGGCAAGGGAAACCCTGA
- a CDS encoding helix-turn-helix transcriptional regulator, which yields MPVEEPHRIVCHLDDLLAERGMTLTALAESIDVTVVNLSVLKNNRAKAVRFSTLTAICEALGCTPGELLGLPDD from the coding sequence GTGCCCGTCGAGGAGCCGCACCGCATCGTCTGCCACCTCGACGACCTGCTCGCCGAGCGCGGCATGACGCTGACCGCGCTCGCCGAATCCATCGACGTCACGGTGGTGAACCTGAGCGTGCTGAAGAACAACCGAGCCAAGGCGGTCCGGTTTTCCACCCTGACCGCCATCTGCGAAGCCCTCGGCTGTACGCCGGGCGAGCTCCTCGGGCTGCCTGACGACTGA
- a CDS encoding CoA ester lyase, with product MRSAKDFFAPLAVGAPAPVREVPARPSRAIHFFDPGNPKMADKVPGMVGKVDVLLGNLEDAVKAENKEIAREGLVRIGQETDFGKTQLWTRINSLDSPWALDDLTTLVPAIGDKLDVIMVPKVQGAEDIHYVDRLLAQLEAKAGLEKPLLVHAILETARGVANIEEICAASPRMQGLSLGPADLAADRRMKTTRVGGGHPGYLVRQDAPKGDLGQTQYDAHRATYQQDLWHYTIARMVDACAMHGIYPYYGPFGDIADEIACEDQFRNAFLLGCVGAWSLHPKQIAIANRVFSPSVEDVAHARRVIAAMGDGTGAVMLDGKMEDDASVKQCQVMVALAEELAAIDPELEKQYDAISLEA from the coding sequence ATGCGTTCAGCAAAGGACTTCTTCGCCCCGCTCGCCGTAGGTGCCCCGGCTCCCGTCCGCGAGGTGCCGGCCAGGCCGAGCCGCGCGATCCACTTCTTCGACCCGGGCAACCCCAAGATGGCCGACAAGGTGCCGGGCATGGTCGGAAAGGTGGACGTGCTCCTCGGCAACCTCGAGGACGCCGTCAAGGCCGAGAACAAGGAGATCGCGCGCGAGGGGCTGGTGAGGATCGGCCAGGAGACCGACTTCGGCAAGACCCAGCTCTGGACCCGCATCAACAGCCTCGACAGTCCGTGGGCCCTCGACGACCTGACCACGCTGGTGCCAGCCATCGGCGACAAGCTCGACGTGATCATGGTGCCGAAGGTGCAGGGTGCCGAGGACATCCACTACGTCGACCGCCTGCTCGCCCAGCTCGAGGCGAAGGCCGGGCTCGAGAAGCCGCTGCTGGTGCACGCGATCCTCGAGACCGCGCGCGGCGTGGCCAACATCGAGGAGATCTGCGCCGCCTCCCCGCGCATGCAGGGCCTCTCGCTCGGCCCGGCCGACCTCGCCGCGGACCGCCGAATGAAGACCACCCGCGTCGGCGGCGGTCACCCCGGCTACCTCGTCCGCCAGGACGCGCCGAAGGGCGACCTCGGCCAGACGCAGTACGACGCCCACCGGGCGACGTACCAGCAGGACCTGTGGCACTACACGATCGCGCGGATGGTCGACGCCTGCGCGATGCACGGCATCTACCCCTACTACGGGCCGTTCGGCGACATCGCCGACGAGATCGCCTGCGAGGACCAGTTCCGCAACGCCTTCCTGCTCGGCTGCGTCGGCGCATGGAGCCTGCACCCGAAGCAGATCGCCATCGCCAACCGGGTGTTCTCCCCGAGTGTCGAGGACGTCGCGCACGCCCGCCGCGTGATCGCCGCGATGGGCGACGGCACCGGAGCGGTGATGCTCGACGGCAAGATGGAGGACGACGCGTCGGTCAAGCAGTGCCAGGTGATGGTGGCTCTCGCTGAGGAGCTGGCCGCGATCGACCCCGAGCTCGAGAAGCAGTACGACGCGATCTCGCTGGAGGCCTGA
- a CDS encoding CoA ester lyase codes for MELVPRRSVLYMPSSNERALEKAKSIPCDGLILDLEDAVAPDDKPAARDAACAAAASGDYGRREVTIRVNGADTEWHADDIAAACQAGPAAIVVPKVDSADAVLALVEAMARHDAPEHTKLWAMVETPYAMLHAEEIASAADRLTVLVMGTNDLAKELYAEHVPGRQPLLAGLGLALLAARATGKVIIDGVYNDVKDTDGFLAECQQGREMGFDGKTLIHPGQVEGANTTFAPSSMAVEDARGILEAWAARSSGVVTYNGRMIESLHVESAQRTLGIHEAIVALEA; via the coding sequence ATGGAGCTCGTGCCCCGCCGTTCCGTCCTCTACATGCCCAGCTCCAACGAACGGGCGCTCGAGAAGGCGAAGTCGATCCCGTGCGACGGGCTGATCCTCGACCTCGAGGACGCCGTCGCCCCCGACGACAAGCCCGCGGCCCGCGACGCCGCGTGCGCCGCCGCGGCCAGTGGTGACTACGGCCGCCGCGAGGTGACGATCCGTGTCAACGGGGCCGACACCGAGTGGCACGCCGACGACATCGCCGCAGCCTGCCAGGCCGGGCCGGCCGCGATCGTCGTACCCAAGGTCGACAGCGCCGACGCTGTCCTCGCCCTCGTCGAGGCGATGGCCCGGCACGACGCCCCCGAGCACACGAAGCTGTGGGCGATGGTCGAGACGCCGTACGCCATGCTGCACGCCGAGGAGATCGCGTCGGCCGCCGACCGGCTGACCGTGCTGGTGATGGGCACCAACGACCTCGCCAAGGAGCTGTACGCCGAGCACGTGCCCGGCCGCCAGCCGCTGCTCGCCGGTCTCGGCCTGGCGCTGCTGGCCGCACGCGCGACGGGGAAGGTGATCATCGACGGCGTCTACAACGACGTGAAGGACACCGACGGGTTCCTCGCCGAGTGCCAGCAGGGGCGCGAGATGGGCTTCGACGGCAAGACGCTGATCCACCCCGGCCAGGTCGAGGGGGCCAACACGACGTTCGCGCCGAGTTCGATGGCCGTCGAGGACGCCCGCGGCATCCTCGAGGCGTGGGCGGCGCGCAGCTCCGGCGTCGTCACCTACAACGGCCGGATGATCGAGAGCCTGCACGTCGAGTCCGCCCAGCGCACGCTCGGCATCCACGAGGCGATCGTTGCCCTGGAGGCATAG
- a CDS encoding class F sortase produces MSSSVRRLLVSLIVVAVLVVAAVAWLDDGDEPAGPVAVDTEVPSASPTTPTPAPTPAPTPSPTPVKQPPKTPFECLATSDAITPTSISIAGVTTGSPVVAVPRGSNGVLGVPPVTSEGKTQFAWDQPGVAPGSPAGVALFDAHTWPDGSALGNRLLEGLQTGGRLIVRGATGEHLCYDVARRDEVTAETRMPEIYSTEGPPQLVIIVCSGVRRGPGDWSHRTLWFARPV; encoded by the coding sequence GTGAGCTCTTCCGTACGGCGCCTGCTGGTGTCGCTGATCGTGGTCGCCGTGCTGGTTGTGGCAGCGGTGGCCTGGCTCGACGACGGCGACGAGCCCGCCGGGCCGGTTGCGGTCGACACCGAGGTCCCGAGCGCGAGTCCGACGACGCCGACTCCTGCTCCGACGCCTGCTCCGACGCCTTCTCCGACGCCTGTGAAGCAACCGCCGAAGACGCCGTTCGAGTGCCTCGCCACGTCGGACGCCATCACCCCCACCAGCATCTCGATCGCCGGCGTGACCACTGGCTCGCCCGTCGTTGCGGTCCCCCGCGGCAGCAACGGTGTGCTGGGGGTGCCGCCGGTCACCAGTGAAGGCAAGACCCAGTTCGCGTGGGACCAGCCCGGCGTCGCCCCTGGCAGCCCGGCCGGAGTGGCCCTCTTCGATGCCCACACCTGGCCCGACGGCTCGGCGCTCGGCAACCGGCTGCTCGAAGGCCTCCAGACGGGTGGCCGGCTCATCGTCCGCGGCGCTACGGGCGAGCACCTCTGCTACGACGTCGCCCGCCGCGACGAGGTCACCGCCGAGACCCGGATGCCGGAGATCTACAGCACCGAAGGGCCGCCGCAGCTGGTCATCATCGTCTGCTCGGGAGTACGACGCGGGCCGGGCGACTGGAGCCACCGCACGCTGTGGTTCGCCAGGCCGGTCTGA
- a CDS encoding maleylpyruvate isomerase family mycothiol-dependent enzyme, giving the protein MSSTPIQGSQKAPYTPTLDHDVAIQLATTEYERVVTTLEQLTPGQWASATDCSAWDVRAIAGHVLGMAQMAASIRETMRQQLTAKRRAKRDGELMIDALTALQVEKNASLSPGEIVAKMRTYGPKAARGRARTPGFVRKQTAAQEVDGREEWWTIGFLMDTILTRDPFMHRIDIAHATGVLAPATAEHEGVIVDDVVREWARRHGGAYTLELTGPAGGTWSHDGGAGPISMDAFEFCRALSGRAPSQGLLSQQVPF; this is encoded by the coding sequence ATGAGCAGCACACCGATCCAGGGCTCTCAGAAGGCCCCGTACACCCCCACCCTCGACCACGACGTCGCGATCCAACTGGCCACGACCGAGTACGAACGGGTGGTGACCACACTCGAACAGCTCACCCCAGGGCAGTGGGCGTCCGCCACCGACTGCTCCGCCTGGGACGTCCGCGCGATCGCTGGTCACGTCCTCGGGATGGCCCAGATGGCCGCCTCGATCCGCGAGACGATGCGCCAGCAGCTGACGGCCAAGCGACGTGCCAAACGCGACGGCGAACTGATGATCGACGCACTGACCGCGCTTCAGGTCGAGAAGAACGCGTCCCTCAGTCCGGGCGAGATCGTGGCGAAGATGCGCACCTACGGACCCAAGGCCGCCCGCGGCCGAGCACGTACGCCGGGCTTCGTTCGCAAGCAGACCGCAGCGCAGGAGGTGGACGGCCGCGAGGAGTGGTGGACCATCGGGTTCCTGATGGACACGATCCTGACCCGCGACCCGTTCATGCACCGGATCGACATCGCCCACGCGACCGGCGTCCTTGCGCCGGCGACGGCCGAGCACGAAGGCGTGATTGTCGACGACGTGGTCCGCGAATGGGCCCGACGCCACGGCGGGGCGTACACCCTCGAGCTCACCGGCCCGGCCGGGGGCACCTGGTCCCACGATGGCGGAGCCGGGCCGATCTCCATGGACGCCTTCGAGTTCTGCCGGGCGCTTTCCGGCCGCGCGCCTTCGCAAGGGCTGTTGAGCCAGCAGGTGCCGTTCTAA
- a CDS encoding TetR/AcrR family transcriptional regulator: protein MLGTPNRDRVSERRQATRREILDAAWDMAREHGLSQITLRDVAARVGMQAPSLYSHFASKNAIYDAMFEQAWTDCYETMLAIQDRRAKTPRAKLRLYAHTFFRFAVADLARHQLMNQRTIPGFEPSAAGYAPAVAVIERLRERLRAIGITRDEDVDLYTALVGGLLDAQFANDPGGNRWARLVDRAVDMFADNVGLPRDSRDTNQP, encoded by the coding sequence ATGTTAGGTACGCCGAACAGAGATAGGGTTTCCGAACGTCGTCAGGCGACCCGACGAGAGATCCTGGACGCTGCCTGGGACATGGCGCGGGAACACGGGCTCTCCCAGATCACACTCCGTGACGTCGCCGCCCGGGTGGGGATGCAGGCTCCTTCGCTGTACTCGCACTTCGCGTCGAAGAACGCCATCTACGACGCGATGTTCGAGCAGGCATGGACCGACTGCTACGAGACGATGCTTGCCATCCAGGACAGGCGCGCCAAGACACCGCGCGCCAAGCTGCGTCTCTACGCACACACGTTCTTTCGATTCGCCGTCGCTGACCTCGCACGCCACCAGCTGATGAACCAGCGGACGATTCCCGGCTTTGAACCCAGTGCTGCGGGGTACGCACCTGCGGTCGCTGTGATCGAGAGGCTCCGGGAACGACTGCGGGCGATCGGAATCACGCGCGACGAGGACGTCGACCTCTACACAGCACTGGTGGGCGGGCTGCTCGACGCGCAGTTCGCCAATGACCCCGGCGGCAATCGCTGGGCACGTCTGGTCGACCGCGCGGTCGACATGTTTGCCGACAACGTAGGCCTCCCCCGCGACAGTAGGGACACCAACCAGCCATGA
- a CDS encoding DUF6069 family protein, with protein sequence MNVSSRDLSDRDPPVRGGGICGSHRAASRGNGARHVHHPQVPTHVTTTAPASTSERQPVWKHGVAVAVVASVATTVLAAVASAAGVSFADSKGASIPIAGFAQLTLAFSLVGVGIAAVMARRARRPRPTFVRTAVALTALSFVPDLTFGFDASSAATLITLHTVAAAIVVPTLARRLTRTR encoded by the coding sequence TTGAACGTTTCGTCTCGCGACCTGTCGGATCGGGACCCGCCCGTTCGTGGAGGGGGTATATGCGGGTCGCACCGGGCGGCCAGCCGAGGAAACGGAGCCCGACATGTCCATCACCCGCAGGTCCCCACCCACGTCACCACCACCGCGCCGGCGTCCACTTCCGAGCGGCAGCCGGTCTGGAAGCACGGCGTCGCCGTGGCCGTCGTCGCCTCGGTCGCCACGACCGTACTGGCGGCGGTCGCGTCGGCCGCCGGGGTCTCGTTCGCCGACAGCAAAGGCGCGAGCATCCCGATCGCCGGGTTCGCGCAGCTGACGCTGGCTTTCTCGCTCGTCGGCGTCGGCATCGCTGCCGTCATGGCGCGCAGGGCGCGCCGGCCACGGCCCACGTTCGTGCGGACAGCGGTCGCGCTGACCGCGCTGTCCTTCGTCCCGGACCTCACGTTCGGGTTCGACGCCAGCTCCGCGGCCACCCTGATCACGCTGCACACCGTCGCCGCAGCCATCGTGGTGCCGACCCTGGCGAGGCGGCTCACGCGCACCCGCTGA
- a CDS encoding YciI family protein: MTHYLLTVHGPAEMNEFGNYGSKEEMEEAFAATGAFNDKLHADGYWVFAGGLQPASTATVVDGQSETPVMTDGPYLETKELIGGFWVIDAPDLDVALKLAAEGSKACRGKVEVRPFDGLA; this comes from the coding sequence ATGACGCACTACCTGCTGACCGTGCACGGCCCCGCCGAGATGAACGAGTTCGGCAACTATGGCTCCAAGGAGGAGATGGAGGAGGCGTTCGCCGCGACCGGCGCCTTCAACGACAAGTTGCACGCCGATGGCTACTGGGTCTTCGCCGGTGGACTCCAGCCGGCGTCGACGGCGACCGTCGTCGACGGCCAGAGCGAGACTCCGGTGATGACCGACGGCCCTTACCTCGAGACCAAGGAGCTCATCGGGGGCTTCTGGGTGATCGACGCGCCCGACCTCGACGTGGCGCTCAAGCTCGCGGCCGAGGGGTCCAAGGCGTGCCGGGGCAAGGTCGAGGTCCGTCCGTTCGACGGCCTCGCCTGA